The candidate division KSB1 bacterium genome has a segment encoding these proteins:
- a CDS encoding UvrD-helicase domain-containing protein, which produces MPQPVKKVIRAAAGTGKTYRLSLEYLALLLNYSRFGLHFSEILVITFTKKATAEIRERIFAHLQAVVEGTPQGRQVIENLEKYFGLEIGEKELNLLAEIRRDMLMNKSQVQISTIDSFTNTVFKTVIAPYLGIGDYIVQEEIEEELQEELYRTVLEDAQKLEIFRSFFLRAKRKQIHDYEHFFKSVIEKRWLFHLIQESGFQRPFIESAAEKAERSFAEFQKEFRRLFIELQDYLLQKKPDKAPDYYLQKNTFEALSGLQQQFDLAAVADLAMQSVNSPESCERNLDWLLGKENFWNYSRIFSKNEKEYVQEYEERQQTVRRLLADWLFYSRILEEEKHLFDIIRCILERYDELKRRTAVFTYSDIAYYTFRYLYDPALSLIEGDAVLNSFYEQLSSSVRFVLIDEFQDTSILQHKILLPIIREIISGSGVKEYGGVIVVGDEKQAIYAWRGGERDLLPAMSTILHEPEQVTLDTSFRSDEKVIEFINAVFSDAVFKQKLAEIGIEWPYFTVAPFHKNDLGQVRLFLHGYSNSQDGGGAKSEIDVQRLFLRHMLEPALREGLLTAGSTALLARTNKELDTLAGLLDEMGIRYVRDSSGSLLDHPAVKPLILLLRFLLYRDPYDLFCFLRSDVVLLNPEQLKQLLLAYRDAEEKWDISAVLSPLAGHPAVQKLYELLAETATTDLLTLVLHAVESFNFVGRFSSAGDAQNLFRFLMILADFQQRETRYPNTLAGFMSFCSDEIAGERFRRTTPAAENALTLMTIHKAKGLEFDHVFVYYNLSEKKGRETAELKDYVYYSEDFSSIRSYLLAFNYDKYLPYSSFSEFVQAKQEREIIEELNTLYVAFTRAKHSLTIGMAYQKKNGFAEFMKEKADQPDVILADRLLHFFEEKNSLIRYSDQRQQGEFGKAVWSAAAAAPSSAELLPEAELFAVDRRPFLTLAENPSVEHLRAVFLEQNAATIGNAAHFFLSFVRYGTQEELAAARQKTIAHFGGLIPLDHLQNLIGSLERFVAQRRELFAVRGRVFTEQTLFTPDGREIRIDRMVVDADNRLVEIVDFKTGHILEPEQLDLYAEAVEALPVVRRDGYRISKQFVEIKL; this is translated from the coding sequence TTGCCCCAGCCCGTAAAAAAAGTGATCCGCGCCGCCGCAGGAACGGGTAAAACGTACCGGTTATCGCTGGAGTATTTGGCGCTCCTGCTGAATTACAGCCGCTTCGGTCTGCATTTCAGCGAAATCCTTGTCATCACCTTTACCAAAAAGGCGACGGCGGAAATCCGTGAACGTATCTTTGCCCACCTACAGGCCGTGGTCGAAGGAACGCCGCAGGGACGCCAGGTAATCGAAAACCTGGAAAAATACTTTGGCCTTGAGATCGGCGAAAAAGAGCTCAATCTTTTAGCCGAGATTCGCCGCGACATGCTGATGAACAAATCGCAGGTGCAGATCAGTACTATCGATTCCTTTACCAACACCGTCTTCAAGACGGTCATTGCTCCCTATCTCGGCATCGGCGATTACATCGTTCAGGAAGAGATCGAAGAGGAGCTGCAGGAAGAGCTCTATCGCACCGTGTTGGAAGACGCGCAAAAGCTGGAAATCTTTCGCTCCTTCTTTTTGCGGGCAAAGCGAAAACAGATCCACGATTACGAGCACTTTTTCAAATCAGTCATCGAGAAAAGATGGCTCTTTCATTTGATCCAGGAATCCGGTTTTCAGCGGCCATTTATCGAATCGGCCGCCGAAAAGGCCGAAAGGTCTTTTGCCGAGTTTCAAAAAGAATTTCGCAGACTGTTTATCGAGCTCCAGGATTATCTGCTGCAAAAAAAGCCCGATAAAGCGCCGGATTATTATCTGCAGAAAAACACGTTTGAAGCCCTCAGCGGGCTGCAGCAGCAGTTCGATTTGGCGGCTGTCGCCGATTTGGCCATGCAGTCGGTCAACAGTCCGGAATCCTGCGAAAGAAATCTCGACTGGCTTCTCGGCAAGGAAAATTTTTGGAATTATAGCCGAATATTTTCCAAAAACGAAAAGGAGTACGTTCAAGAATACGAGGAGCGTCAGCAGACAGTGCGCCGCCTGTTGGCCGATTGGCTCTTCTACAGCCGCATTTTGGAGGAGGAAAAGCATCTTTTCGACATCATTCGCTGTATTCTCGAACGCTACGACGAACTAAAGCGCCGCACTGCGGTTTTCACCTACAGCGACATTGCGTATTACACCTTCCGTTATCTTTATGATCCGGCTTTATCGTTGATTGAGGGCGACGCCGTGCTCAATTCTTTTTACGAACAGCTGTCGAGTTCCGTGCGGTTTGTGCTGATCGACGAATTTCAGGACACCAGCATCCTGCAGCATAAAATCCTGCTGCCGATCATCCGCGAGATCATCAGCGGCTCCGGCGTCAAGGAATACGGCGGCGTAATCGTCGTCGGCGATGAAAAACAGGCGATCTATGCATGGCGCGGCGGCGAACGCGATCTGCTGCCGGCCATGTCGACCATCCTTCACGAGCCTGAGCAGGTTACCCTCGACACTTCCTTCCGCAGCGACGAAAAAGTCATCGAGTTCATCAACGCGGTTTTCAGCGATGCCGTTTTCAAGCAGAAACTGGCCGAGATCGGCATCGAGTGGCCGTATTTTACAGTCGCCCCGTTCCATAAAAACGATCTCGGTCAAGTCCGGCTGTTTTTACACGGCTACAGCAATTCTCAGGACGGCGGCGGCGCCAAAAGTGAGATCGACGTCCAGCGCCTCTTTTTACGGCATATGCTCGAGCCGGCGCTGCGCGAAGGCCTTTTGACCGCAGGCAGCACCGCTCTTTTGGCGCGAACGAACAAGGAACTGGATACTTTAGCCGGACTGCTCGACGAAATGGGCATTCGCTACGTTCGCGATTCATCCGGATCCCTGCTCGATCATCCGGCCGTCAAACCGCTGATCCTGCTGCTTCGCTTTCTGCTCTATCGCGATCCATACGACCTGTTTTGCTTTCTTCGCTCCGACGTCGTGCTTTTAAATCCCGAGCAGCTGAAACAATTGCTCCTGGCCTACCGCGACGCCGAGGAGAAATGGGACATCTCGGCAGTCCTGAGCCCCTTAGCCGGTCATCCTGCTGTGCAAAAACTCTATGAGCTTTTGGCGGAAACCGCAACCACCGATCTGCTCACCCTTGTCCTGCATGCCGTCGAAAGCTTCAATTTCGTCGGCCGCTTTTCCTCCGCCGGTGACGCGCAAAATCTTTTCCGCTTTCTGATGATTCTGGCCGATTTTCAGCAGCGCGAAACCCGCTATCCCAACACGCTCGCCGGATTTATGTCTTTTTGCAGCGACGAGATCGCCGGCGAACGCTTCCGTCGCACCACACCGGCAGCCGAGAACGCTCTGACGCTGATGACCATTCATAAAGCAAAAGGCCTCGAGTTCGACCACGTTTTCGTTTATTACAACCTCTCGGAGAAAAAGGGGCGTGAAACGGCGGAACTGAAGGATTATGTCTACTACAGCGAGGATTTCAGCTCGATCCGCTCCTACCTGCTCGCCTTTAATTACGACAAGTACCTCCCGTACTCTTCGTTTTCCGAATTTGTACAGGCAAAACAAGAACGCGAGATCATCGAAGAGCTCAACACACTTTATGTGGCTTTTACACGCGCCAAACATTCTCTTACGATCGGCATGGCTTATCAGAAAAAAAACGGCTTTGCCGAGTTTATGAAAGAAAAAGCCGATCAGCCCGATGTCATCCTGGCCGATCGACTGCTTCATTTCTTTGAAGAAAAAAACTCGCTGATCCGTTACAGCGACCAAAGGCAACAGGGCGAGTTTGGGAAGGCTGTTTGGTCAGCCGCTGCAGCTGCGCCTTCATCGGCCGAATTGCTCCCCGAGGCCGAGCTGTTTGCCGTGGATCGCCGACCTTTCTTGACGCTGGCCGAAAATCCTTCGGTGGAGCATCTGCGGGCCGTGTTCCTCGAGCAAAATGCAGCAACCATCGGCAACGCCGCCCACTTTTTCCTTTCCTTCGTGCGATACGGTACGCAGGAAGAGCTGGCTGCCGCTCGACAGAAAACGATCGCGCATTTCGGCGGTCTGATACCGCTCGATCACCTGCAGAATCTGATCGGTTCGCTCGAACGATTCGTGGCTCAGCGCCGCGAGCTTTTTGCGGTTCGCGGCCGCGTCTTTACCGAACAGACGCTGTTTACTCCCGACGGCCGCGAAATCCGCATCGACCGCATGGTGGTCGATGCGGACAACAGGCTGGTTGAAATCGTCGATTTTAAAACCGGCCACATTCTCGAACCCGAACAGCTGGATCTCTACGCAGAGGCCGTCGAAGCGCTGCCCGTCGTTCGCCGTGACGGCTATCGCATCAGCAAACAATTCGTCGAAATAAAACTCTAA
- a CDS encoding AMP-binding protein, whose translation MIAERFTKDLERAIKSYWHQPALSDYESMTRTYGQIGESILKLHYVFEKNHIKRGDKIAIVGKNSVNWAIGYLATVTYGAVIVPILSDFKPNDIHHIVNHSDAVLLFASDYIQETLDESEMPNLAAIISLDDWRIVYAAKSSFAQAFERADQELVQKYGGRLTAESFSLPEVQNDELAAIVYTSGTTGFSKGVMLPHNSLSANIRYAQRNMPLKAGDRIVSFMPLAHSYGCAFEFLFPLTLGCHITFLGKTPSPKIILKAFQEIRPHLILSVPLVIEKIYRKQILPSISSKGVKLLLKAPIISKALEKKIRDKLMGAFGGNFHEIVVGGAAFNQEVELFLRRIGFPFTNGYGMTECGPLISYASWRENKPFSVGRVVDTLEIKIDSPDPHNIVGEILVRGENVMLGYYKNPQATKEAIDGEGWLHTGDLGIIDKDGFIYIKGRSKNMILGPSGQNIYPEEIEDKLNNMPFVSESLIIEKNNRLTALVYPDYEAADAAGLNEEQLKAKMEENRIALNKMLPSYSPITRIDLYPEEFEKTPTRKIKRYLYNVQQ comes from the coding sequence ATGATTGCAGAACGTTTTACCAAAGACCTTGAAAGAGCGATCAAGTCCTATTGGCATCAACCGGCGCTCTCGGACTATGAGAGCATGACGCGCACCTACGGCCAAATCGGCGAAAGCATCCTCAAACTTCACTATGTTTTCGAAAAAAATCACATCAAGCGGGGCGACAAGATCGCCATCGTCGGCAAAAATTCGGTCAATTGGGCGATCGGCTATTTGGCGACAGTGACTTACGGGGCGGTCATCGTGCCGATTCTGTCCGACTTTAAGCCGAACGACATCCATCACATCGTCAATCACTCCGATGCGGTCCTGCTCTTTGCTTCAGACTATATTCAAGAGACGCTGGACGAATCGGAAATGCCCAACCTGGCCGCCATTATCTCACTCGACGATTGGCGCATCGTCTATGCCGCGAAAAGCTCCTTTGCTCAGGCCTTCGAACGCGCGGATCAGGAGTTGGTGCAAAAATATGGCGGCCGCTTGACCGCCGAATCCTTTTCCCTGCCGGAAGTGCAAAACGACGAGCTTGCCGCCATCGTCTACACTTCGGGCACCACCGGCTTTTCCAAAGGCGTGATGCTGCCGCATAATTCGCTTTCTGCCAACATCCGCTATGCGCAGCGCAACATGCCGCTAAAGGCCGGCGACCGCATCGTCTCCTTTATGCCGTTGGCGCATTCGTACGGCTGCGCTTTCGAGTTTCTTTTTCCGCTCACTCTCGGTTGTCACATCACCTTTTTGGGCAAAACGCCTTCGCCTAAAATCATCCTCAAGGCGTTTCAGGAAATTCGTCCGCACTTGATTCTTTCCGTTCCGTTGGTAATCGAAAAAATCTATCGTAAGCAAATTCTGCCCTCCATCAGCTCGAAAGGCGTCAAGCTTTTGCTCAAAGCGCCGATCATCTCGAAAGCTCTGGAGAAAAAGATCCGGGATAAACTGATGGGCGCTTTCGGCGGCAACTTTCACGAGATCGTCGTCGGCGGTGCGGCTTTTAACCAGGAGGTCGAGCTGTTCCTGCGCCGTATAGGCTTTCCCTTTACCAATGGTTACGGCATGACCGAGTGCGGGCCGCTCATCAGCTATGCCTCCTGGCGTGAAAACAAGCCGTTTTCCGTAGGACGCGTGGTGGATACGCTGGAGATCAAAATCGACAGCCCGGATCCGCACAACATCGTCGGCGAAATCCTTGTGCGCGGCGAAAACGTCATGCTGGGCTATTACAAGAATCCTCAGGCAACGAAAGAAGCGATCGACGGCGAAGGATGGCTGCATACCGGCGATCTCGGCATCATCGACAAAGACGGCTTTATTTACATCAAAGGCCGAAGCAAAAACATGATATTGGGACCTTCGGGACAGAACATCTATCCCGAAGAAATCGAGGACAAGCTGAACAACATGCCCTTTGTCAGCGAGTCATTGATCATCGAAAAGAACAACAGGCTGACGGCGTTGGTCTATCCTGATTATGAGGCCGCGGATGCGGCGGGCTTGAACGAGGAGCAGCTCAAAGCCAAGATGGAAGAGAACCGCATTGCGCTGAACAAGATGCTGCCTTCCTATTCGCCCATCACGCGCATCGATCTCTATCCGGAAGAGTTCGAAAAGACGCCGACGCGTAAAATCAAACGCTATCTTTATAATGTTCAGCAATAA
- a CDS encoding NfeD family protein — protein sequence MNISTWMVWMAMAAFFVIAEIFTAGFFILWFGIGAAAAGLAAMAGAGISVQLLVFIVTSLVLFLLSRRISTKLTHEQPPGIGANRLEGVEGLVIEEIDNFHNRGRVRILGEEWRAESADGSILRSGSPVRVLRVSGTRLIVEPKQKEQS from the coding sequence ATGAACATCAGCACATGGATGGTGTGGATGGCAATGGCGGCTTTTTTCGTTATTGCCGAGATTTTTACTGCCGGTTTTTTCATTCTGTGGTTCGGCATCGGCGCGGCGGCCGCGGGACTGGCAGCAATGGCGGGTGCAGGAATTTCGGTTCAACTGCTTGTGTTCATCGTCACGTCGTTGGTTTTGTTCCTGTTGTCGCGCCGCATCAGCACCAAGCTGACGCATGAGCAGCCGCCCGGCATAGGCGCCAATCGATTGGAGGGCGTGGAGGGATTGGTAATCGAAGAAATTGATAATTTTCATAACCGCGGTCGCGTCCGCATTCTGGGGGAAGAGTGGCGCGCCGAGAGCGCCGACGGTTCGATCCTCCGCAGCGGTTCCCCCGTCCGCGTGCTGCGGGTCAGCGGAACACGACTGATTGTTGAACCCAAACAAAAGGAGCAGTCATGA
- a CDS encoding SPFH/Band 7/PHB domain protein has translation MNFLLVVIAFVVVVVISKGLKIVRPWEKGLVERLGKYQRTVDSGLNLIVPFIESLKKVDMREQVVDIPPQAVITKDNVVVEVDAVIYYEVTDPVRVTYNVANFYLAATKLAQTNLRNLIGDMALDESLTSREKINSQLRQILDDATDKWGVRVTRVELQKIEPPKDVTEAMHRQMKAERERRATILEAEGQKSAAILTAEGSRQAAILKAEGEAEAIKKVAEAERFKRITLAQGEAEAITTVYKAIHDGNPTNDLIAVKYLETLQQVAQGQATKIFMPLESSGVLGSIAGIGELFKEGKEKEKK, from the coding sequence ATGAACTTTTTATTGGTCGTCATTGCCTTTGTCGTCGTTGTCGTCATTTCCAAAGGCCTTAAAATCGTTCGCCCGTGGGAAAAAGGCCTGGTGGAACGGCTCGGCAAATATCAGCGGACGGTAGACAGCGGCCTCAACTTGATCGTGCCGTTTATCGAAAGCTTGAAAAAGGTGGACATGCGGGAGCAGGTGGTGGACATTCCGCCGCAGGCGGTCATCACCAAGGATAACGTAGTGGTGGAAGTCGATGCAGTAATTTACTATGAAGTGACGGATCCGGTGCGCGTCACTTACAATGTCGCCAATTTCTATTTGGCGGCGACCAAACTGGCGCAGACCAATCTGCGCAACCTGATCGGCGATATGGCGCTGGATGAGTCGTTGACCTCGCGCGAAAAGATCAATTCGCAGCTGCGGCAGATTCTCGACGACGCTACTGACAAATGGGGCGTGCGGGTGACGCGCGTCGAGCTGCAAAAGATCGAGCCGCCCAAGGACGTAACCGAAGCGATGCACCGGCAGATGAAGGCGGAGCGCGAGCGCCGCGCGACGATCCTCGAAGCCGAAGGCCAAAAGAGCGCCGCCATTCTGACCGCCGAAGGCAGCCGGCAGGCGGCGATCCTAAAGGCGGAAGGTGAAGCTGAAGCGATTAAGAAAGTAGCCGAGGCCGAACGGTTCAAGCGCATCACGTTGGCGCAGGGCGAAGCCGAGGCCATTACGACGGTCTATAAGGCCATCCACGACGGCAACCCCACCAATGATCTGATCGCCGTCAAGTATTTGGAAACGCTGCAGCAGGTGGCGCAGGGGCAGGCGACGAAAATCTTTATGCCGTTAGAGTCTTCGGGAGTGCTCGGCAGCATCGCCGGCATCGGCGAGCTTTTTAAGGAAGGCAAAGAAAAGGAAAAGAAATAG
- a CDS encoding TIM barrel protein: MKRRDFLKAAGLAAGAWMTSVPQLQAETKGKPFKLKYAPHFGMFKHSAGEDLIDQLNFIADVGFRAFEDNGMKDRPVAVQEKIAATMAKRGLEMGVFVAHRIYWDKPSLTSGDKEMRDEFLRHIRESVEVAKRVNAKWMTVVPGYLHQKLHIDYQRANVIEALRRAAEILEPHGLVMVLEPLNFRDHPGLFLTTIPQTFEICRAVNSPSCKILFDLYHMQIQEGNLIPNIDLAWDEIGYFQIGDNPGRNEPTTGEIHYQNVFKHIARKSTDIILGMEHGNSKPGKAGEEAVIAAYRWADDFQL; encoded by the coding sequence ATGAAGCGACGCGATTTTTTAAAGGCGGCCGGATTGGCTGCAGGAGCCTGGATGACAAGCGTGCCGCAGCTGCAGGCAGAAACCAAGGGAAAGCCGTTCAAACTCAAATACGCTCCGCATTTCGGCATGTTCAAGCATTCGGCAGGCGAAGATCTGATCGATCAGCTCAATTTCATCGCCGATGTCGGTTTTCGCGCTTTTGAAGACAACGGCATGAAGGATCGCCCGGTTGCGGTACAGGAAAAAATCGCCGCCACAATGGCCAAGCGCGGCTTGGAGATGGGAGTGTTTGTGGCTCATCGTATTTACTGGGACAAACCCAGTCTTACCAGCGGCGATAAGGAAATGCGGGATGAGTTTCTCCGGCATATCCGCGAATCGGTCGAAGTCGCCAAGCGAGTGAATGCTAAATGGATGACCGTGGTGCCGGGTTATTTGCATCAAAAGCTGCACATCGATTATCAGCGTGCCAATGTCATCGAGGCTTTGCGCCGCGCCGCCGAGATCCTCGAACCCCACGGCCTGGTCATGGTGCTCGAGCCGCTGAACTTTCGTGATCATCCCGGCTTGTTTTTGACGACCATCCCGCAGACTTTTGAGATCTGTCGCGCCGTCAACAGTCCGTCCTGCAAAATTCTCTTTGATCTTTACCACATGCAGATCCAGGAGGGTAATCTCATTCCAAATATCGACCTGGCATGGGATGAGATCGGTTATTTTCAAATCGGCGACAACCCGGGCCGCAACGAGCCGACCACCGGCGAGATTCACTATCAAAACGTCTTTAAGCACATTGCCCGAAAAAGCACCGACATAATTTTGGGCATGGAGCACGGCAACTCCAAGCCCGGAAAAGCCGGAGAAGAAGCGGTCATCGCCGCCTATCGCTGGGCGGACGATTTTCAGCTGTAA
- the amrS gene encoding AmmeMemoRadiSam system radical SAM enzyme — protein sequence MKRTADFFVPVNEGVMCTLCPHACRLGEGEWGKCGVRSNENGVLVTHVYESAIAVHVDPIEKKPLFHVFPGSASFSIAAAGCNFSCEFCQNHSISQLKGRNIEGTRLPAKEVVRLAIEHGCRTISCTYTEPTVYYEYAYEIARLAAEHEIPTLFVTNGFINPEPLRKIAPFLAAANVDLKGWSEEYYRRVCGGELKPVLNTLRLMKKLNIWVEVTTLAVPGYSDDDDTFRNIAAFIADELGKETPWHISRFHPDYRFTHIPATLPEVLYRARKIGQEAGLYYVYCGNLPGGAGESTFCSRCGSRMIERYGFRILENKLVDGKCPHCAQPMHGIGMDGKKKNQTQTEV from the coding sequence ATGAAGCGCACAGCAGATTTTTTTGTACCTGTCAATGAAGGTGTGATGTGTACCCTTTGTCCCCACGCATGTCGCTTGGGAGAAGGGGAGTGGGGCAAATGCGGAGTGCGCAGCAATGAAAACGGCGTCCTCGTTACGCATGTCTACGAATCGGCGATCGCCGTGCATGTGGATCCCATTGAAAAGAAGCCGCTGTTTCATGTTTTTCCCGGTTCCGCTTCCTTTTCCATCGCCGCCGCCGGCTGCAATTTTTCCTGCGAGTTCTGCCAAAACCACTCGATATCGCAGCTGAAAGGAAGAAATATTGAAGGAACCCGTTTGCCGGCAAAAGAGGTGGTACGCCTGGCGATTGAACACGGCTGCCGAACCATCTCCTGCACCTACACCGAGCCGACGGTTTATTATGAGTATGCCTACGAAATCGCCAGGCTTGCGGCCGAGCATGAAATCCCCACCTTATTCGTAACCAACGGCTTTATCAATCCGGAGCCTTTGCGCAAAATTGCCCCGTTTTTAGCCGCCGCCAACGTCGATTTGAAGGGGTGGAGCGAAGAATATTATCGCCGAGTTTGCGGGGGCGAACTCAAGCCGGTGCTCAATACGCTGCGGTTGATGAAAAAGCTGAACATCTGGGTGGAAGTAACGACTTTGGCGGTTCCGGGATACAGCGACGATGACGACACGTTTCGCAACATTGCCGCTTTTATTGCTGATGAACTGGGCAAGGAGACCCCTTGGCATATCAGCAGATTTCATCCTGATTACCGCTTTACGCATATTCCGGCGACTTTGCCCGAGGTGCTGTATCGAGCTCGTAAAATCGGACAGGAAGCCGGATTGTATTACGTTTACTGCGGCAATTTACCTGGAGGGGCGGGGGAAAGCACCTTCTGCAGCCGCTGCGGCAGCCGCATGATCGAGCGTTACGGCTTTCGCATACTGGAAAACAAGCTTGTGGACGGCAAGTGTCCGCATTGCGCGCAACCGATGCACGGAATCGGTATGGACGGTAAGAAGAAAAATCAGACACAAACGGAGGTATAG
- a CDS encoding Coenzyme F420 hydrogenase/dehydrogenase, beta subunit C-terminal domain — MRKIDPAILSISFTDHRLCTRCGTCVGVCPVDALFLDENFFPRLDADKCIACGLCRLVCPGGEVRYKELETFVFGSQAPERTFDGHVRKTFIGFAGDPAIRAGGAGGGVVTALASHLLRSGKVDACIVTRMNPEKPWLGQVFIARTLEDLRLSQQSKYTIIPVNAILQVTRKSKERFALVALPCQIHGIRLIQEKRPQLIANIKYIIGLFCASSLEPYVAEELLAAKGIDKRQIKTFHFRGGRWPGRIRAVMKDGGIKNLHYSNFKDGAINYLMYLYTPPRCAVCIDGSSEFSDVSVSDAWTRDRRGNYLYEAQSRLLVRTPAGIEMVESALAAGDLIAREVSQDPQYRTHRLHARKKGLTAYLRVERLKCLGEPVPIYDRGTPEHDRTDRLTERIESFLMRFGRIRRLRQPLIKALLSRYGAFLIILRQYRKKRKYR, encoded by the coding sequence TTGCGGAAAATCGATCCGGCGATTCTGAGCATTTCTTTTACAGATCATCGTCTTTGTACGCGCTGCGGGACCTGCGTCGGTGTGTGTCCCGTAGACGCTCTTTTTCTTGACGAGAACTTTTTTCCGCGGTTGGACGCTGATAAATGCATTGCCTGCGGCTTGTGCCGGCTTGTCTGTCCGGGTGGCGAGGTAAGATACAAAGAATTGGAAACTTTTGTTTTCGGCTCCCAGGCGCCGGAACGGACGTTTGACGGACATGTGCGAAAAACATTTATCGGGTTTGCAGGCGATCCGGCCATTCGGGCCGGAGGAGCCGGCGGCGGCGTAGTGACTGCGCTTGCAAGTCACCTGCTGCGCTCCGGCAAAGTCGACGCCTGCATCGTGACGCGTATGAATCCCGAAAAACCATGGCTCGGTCAGGTGTTCATTGCCCGCACGTTGGAAGACCTCCGGCTCAGCCAGCAGTCCAAATACACCATCATTCCGGTCAACGCCATTCTACAGGTCACTCGAAAGTCCAAGGAGAGATTTGCACTCGTCGCCTTGCCCTGCCAGATCCACGGCATTCGGCTGATACAGGAAAAACGGCCGCAGTTGATCGCAAACATCAAGTATATCATCGGTCTTTTCTGCGCTTCGAGCCTCGAACCGTATGTGGCCGAGGAGCTGCTGGCGGCCAAGGGCATCGACAAGCGGCAGATCAAGACGTTTCATTTTCGCGGCGGCCGCTGGCCTGGGCGCATACGTGCGGTCATGAAGGACGGCGGTATTAAAAATCTTCACTATTCGAATTTCAAGGACGGGGCGATCAACTATTTGATGTACCTTTATACGCCGCCGCGATGCGCTGTTTGTATCGACGGTTCCTCGGAATTTTCGGACGTTTCGGTTTCGGACGCTTGGACGCGCGACCGCCGCGGCAATTACCTCTATGAAGCGCAGTCGCGCCTGTTGGTTCGAACGCCGGCAGGCATCGAGATGGTCGAATCGGCATTGGCCGCAGGCGATCTGATCGCCCGAGAAGTCAGTCAGGATCCGCAATACCGCACGCATCGTCTGCATGCGCGGAAAAAGGGGTTGACGGCCTATCTGCGCGTCGAACGGTTGAAATGTCTGGGTGAACCGGTTCCAATCTACGATCGAGGTACTCCGGAACATGACAGAACCGACCGCCTGACGGAGCGTATCGAATCCTTCTTGATGCGGTTCGGCCGCATCCGCCGATTGAGGCAGCCGCTCATTAAAGCATTGCTTTCGAGATACGGCGCTTTTTTAATTATTTTGCGGCAATACCGTAAAAAACGAAAGTACCGTTAA
- a CDS encoding aldo/keto reductase, with translation MKTRKLGSNGPEFTVIGLGSWAIGGSWKYGWGPSDDAESIRTIHRALDLGINWIDTAAVYGLGHSEEIVGKALEGVRKDVYIATKCGLVWDDQGRVRNDISPASIRREAEASLKRLKTDYIDLYQIHWPHANQSEAEAWHEMTKLQKEGKVRWIGVSNFDVPLLRKCEAIHHVDSLQPPYNLIRREVEKEILPYCLKTGIGVVAYSPMMSGLLSGRFDRTQLAPDDWRQKEPLFREPLLSRYLQKVEKMRQKAADYNATVGNLAVAWVLRHPAVTSAIVGARKVAQVEENVRAAEIQLTDEDAAWLEALFAEP, from the coding sequence ATGAAAACGCGCAAGTTGGGGAGCAATGGACCCGAGTTTACGGTCATCGGTTTGGGCTCCTGGGCGATCGGCGGCTCTTGGAAATACGGGTGGGGACCGTCGGATGATGCAGAGTCCATTCGCACCATTCATCGGGCGCTTGATCTGGGCATCAATTGGATCGACACGGCCGCCGTCTACGGCCTCGGCCATTCGGAAGAGATCGTCGGCAAGGCGCTGGAGGGCGTCCGCAAAGACGTGTATATTGCCACCAAGTGCGGATTGGTGTGGGACGATCAGGGGCGCGTTCGCAACGATATTTCGCCGGCAAGCATAAGACGCGAAGCGGAGGCCAGTCTCAAGCGGCTAAAGACGGATTACATCGATCTCTATCAAATCCATTGGCCGCACGCCAATCAGAGTGAAGCCGAAGCTTGGCACGAGATGACCAAACTGCAAAAAGAGGGCAAGGTGCGTTGGATCGGCGTCTCTAATTTCGACGTGCCCCTTTTGCGCAAGTGCGAGGCGATTCACCATGTCGACAGTCTACAGCCGCCCTATAATCTCATTCGCCGCGAAGTCGAGAAGGAGATTCTGCCTTACTGCCTAAAAACCGGCATCGGCGTTGTGGCGTACAGTCCCATGATGTCCGGTCTGCTGAGCGGCCGTTTCGATCGCACGCAGCTGGCGCCGGACGATTGGCGGCAAAAAGAGCCTCTATTCCGCGAACCGTTGTTGTCCCGCTATCTGCAAAAAGTGGAAAAAATGCGCCAAAAAGCCGCCGATTATAACGCTACGGTCGGGAACCTGGCCGTTGCCTGGGTTTTGCGCCATCCTGCCGTCACCAGCGCCATCGTCGGGGCCCGTAAAGTAGCTCAGGTGGAGGAAAATGTTCGGGCGGCGGAGATTCAATTGACCGATGAGGACGCCGCGTGGCTGGAGGCTTTGTTTGCCGAACCGTAA